The following proteins come from a genomic window of Salvia hispanica cultivar TCC Black 2014 chromosome 4, UniMelb_Shisp_WGS_1.0, whole genome shotgun sequence:
- the LOC125221872 gene encoding ruBisCO large subunit-binding protein subunit alpha-like, with amino-acid sequence MASANAISSASILPSPSKAWRLRNSRASQLRQGAKQKHRFVVRANAKDIAFDQKSRSAMQAGIDKLADAVGLTLGPRGRNVVLDEFGSVKVVNDGVTIARAIELPDPMENAGAALIREVASKTNDSAGDGTTTASILAREIIKLGLLSVTSGANPVALKRGIDKTVQGLIGELENRARPIKGRDDIKAVAAISSGNDESIGTMIADAVDKVGPDGVLSIESSSSFETTVDVEEGMEIDRGYISPQFVTNPEKLLVEFENAKVLITDQKISSIKDIIPLLEKTTQLRAPLLIIAEDVTGEALATLVVNKLRGIVNVAAIKAPGFGERRKALLQDIAIMTGAEYQATDLGLFVEKTDVDQLGTARKITISKDSTTVIADAASKDELQARIAQLKKELSETDSVYDTEKLAERIAKLSGGVAVIKVGAATETELEDRKLRIEDAKNATFAAIEEGIVPGGGAALVHLSGHVPTIKETLEDPDERLGADIIQKALIAPASLIAQNAGVEGEVIVEKVRATEWEFGYNAMTDTFENLLEAGVIDPAKVTRCALQNAASVAGMVLTTQAIVVDKPKPRAFPAPAGSASEAPIGSYSV; translated from the exons ATGGCTTCCGCCAACGCTATCTCTTCCGCTTCCATCCTGCCTTCTCCTTCGAAAGCC TGGAGATTGAGGAACAGTAGAGCAAGCCAATTGCGGCAGGGGGCGAAGCAGAAACACCGGTTTGTGGTGAGGGCTAATGCTAAGGATATTGCTTTCGACCAGAAATCCAGGTCTGCAATGCAGGCCGGCATCGATAAACTCGCCGACGCCGTCGGCCTCACCCTCGGCCCCAGAG GGAGGAATGTTGTTTTAGATGAATTTGGTAGCGTAAAAGTTGTGAATGATGGGGTGACTATCGCGAGGGCCATAGAGTTGCCTGATCCCATGGAAAATGCGGGCGCTGCATTGATCAGAGAG GTTGCTAGCAAGACGAATGATTCTGCTGGAGATGGCACCACTACAGCCTCGATTCTCGCTCGTGAGATCATCAAACTCGGTCTTCTCAGCGTCACCTCCGGTGCCAACCCGGTGGCGCTGAAGAGGGGCATTGATAAAACTGTGCAGGGTTTGATTGGGGAGCTTGAGAATCGAGCTAGGCCTATCAAGGGCAGGGATGACATCAAAG CTGTTGCTGCAATCTCTTCCGGCAACGACGAGAGCATAGGGACCATGATCGCGGATGCAGTTGACAAGGTTGGACCGGATGGTGTCTTGTCCATCGAGTCATCTTCCTCCTTTGAGACCACAGTGGATGTCGAAGAAGGAATGGAG ATTGACAGAGGATACATCTCCCCCCAATTTGTCACCAACCCTGAGAAGCTGCTGGTGGAGTTTGAGAATGCGAAAGTGCTGATTACGGACCAGAAAATCTCCTCGATCAAGGACATCATCCCTCTGCTGGAGAAGACAACGCAGTTGAGAGCACCTTTGCTCATCATTGCAGAAGATGTCACAGGGGAGGCTCTGGCCACCCTCGTCGTGAACAAGCTCCGTGGCATTGTGAACGTGGCAGCCATCAAGGCGCCCGgttttggagagagaaggaaagCCCTTCTTCAGGATATTGCCATTATGACTG GAGCTGAGTATCAAGCGACTGATTTGGGGCTATTTGTGGAGAAGACTGATGTGGATCAGTTGGGAACTGCAAGAAAGATCACAATCAGCAAGGATTCAACGACAGTGATCGCGGATGCTGCATCCAAGGATGAGCTGCAGGCGAGGATTGCTCAGCTCAAGAAGGAGTTGAGCGAGACTGATTCTGTGTACGACACGGAGAAACTAGCTGAGAGAATCGCTAAGCTGTCGGGCGGAGTTGCGGTAATAAAAGTAGGAGCAGCAACGGAGACGGAGCTTGAGGACAGGAAACTGCGGATAGAGGACGCAAAGAATGCAACTTTTGCAGCCATTGAGGAAGGGATCGTCCCTGGCGGAGGAGCTGCATTGGTCCATCTCTCCGGGCACGTCCCCACCATCAAGGAGACGCTTGAGGATCCAGACGAGCGCCTTGGTGCTGACATCATCCAGAAG GCGTTGATAGCACCGGCATCGCTGATAGCGCAGAATGCGGGGGTCGAGGGAGAGGTGATCGTGGAGAAGGTGAGGGCCACGGAGTGGGAGTTCGGGTACAATGCGATGACAGATACCTTCGAGAACTTGCTGGAAGCCGGAGTGATCGACCCAGCTAAGGTGACGAGGTGCGCATTGCAGAACGCAGCCTCTGTTGCCGGGATGGTGCTCACCACGCAAGCCATCGTGGTAGACAAACCCAAGCCGAGGGCGTTCCCTGCACCAGCTGGTTCTGCTTCTGAGGCCCCTATCGGCAGTTATTCAGTGTAG
- the LOC125223019 gene encoding SNF1-related protein kinase regulatory subunit beta-3-like, whose protein sequence is MNHQYGEDQDRVSVVGFDVPNSPEASYNNAYPGNEEEGREPPSLPPHLQHTLLNQPTTSDPCAPLPSPQNVTLNHLYIENREPPRTVVALGVTHRFRAKFVTVVLYKPVPRR, encoded by the exons ATGAACCACCAATATGGTGAAGACCAA GATCGAGTGAGTGTAGTTGGATTTGACGTCCCCAACTCTCCCGAAGCAAGTTACAACAATGCCTACCCTGGAAATGAAGAAGAGGGGCGAGAACCACCATCGCTACCTCCCCATCTGCAGCATACATTACTGAATCAACCGACAACGAGTGATCCCTGTGCACCCCTCCCATCACCGCAGAATGTTACGCTAAATCATCTTTACATAGAGAATCGAGAACCTCCTCGCACAGTAGTCGCACTCGGGGTCACTCATCGTTTTCGTGCGAAATTTGTCACTGTTGTGCTCTACAAACCTGTTCCgagaagatga
- the LOC125219861 gene encoding uncharacterized protein LOC125219861, giving the protein MDSSSLLESKKNKYITNTALHTEKRDELEREVSVLNKMLAHEQKVHEYLERIHDRKDGSALTIPNFLPPKTKETLAELAMVENEITRLESQIKHLQHQVKREKDDNIEKKYKEWGRAAPPKPHHDHPNKRTNDHKPAFDTKALHFINKAINGDFHNSKAPPNPRRAALLKHPSPLREPRNPTPRRDRVYDVPPDYPTRVASSTPLHTEEESIHRLTPNKLSERIMKCLIFIYMRLLRTSRVMELEKSGSIARSTNFSLSFRAEANSNSKTGLTLHKDSRQQDPYGIFDSEASVPRDIGPYKNLVRFTSSSMDFKCIQNSSSVPLFQKLKVMMDGLQKVDLRFMSHQQKLAFWINMYNACIMHGYLQYGVPSVLNHDSLLNLINKATLNVAGNTINAPVIERFILRKPQESLVKEILGKENESKEMIVGDLYGLETPDPNIIFALCCGTRSSPAVKIYTAEGVTAELERSKQEYLQAAIMVSGGARKIALPDLLLTNMADFAADKESLMEWVCQQLPTSGALRKSIVDCFRSFHGGKGAAAAVVEKIAYEFEFQYLLVV; this is encoded by the exons ATGGACTCTTCCTCGCTTCTCGAATCT AAAAAGAACAAGTACATCACCAACACCGCCCTGCATACGGAGAAAAGAGACGAACTCGAAAGAGAGGTGTCCGTACTCAACAAAATGCTGGCACACGAGCAGAAAGTGCACGAGTATCTCGAACGAATCCATGACCGCAAGGACGGATCCGCTCTCACCATTCCCAATTTCCTCCCGCCAAAA ACGAAGGAGACGCTGGCTGAGCTGGCAATGGTGGAGAACGAGATCACCCGTCTCGAGAGCCAGATCAAGCACCTCCAGCATCAAGTGAAACGCGAAAAGGACGACAACATCGAAAAGAAGTACAAGGAGTGGGGCCGCGCAGCCCCCCCTAAGCCCCACCACGACCATCCAAACAAACGGACTAACGACCACAAGCCCGCGTTCGACACAAAGGCGCTCCATTTCATCAACAAGGCCATCAACGGAGACTTCCACAACTCCAAGGCCCCACCAAATCCCCGGAGAGCCGCCCTGCTCAAGCACCCCTCTCCCCTCCGGGAGCCACGGAATCCTACTCCAAGG AGAGATCGCGTCTATGATGTTCCACCGGATTATCCAACCCGAGTGGCATCATCAACTCCGTTGCACACGGAGGAGGAAAGCATCCATCGGTTAACGCCTAACAAGCTATCCGAGAGAATAATGAAGTGCCTCATCTTCATCTACATGAGACTGCTCCGGACTTCTAGAGTGATGGAGCTCGAGAAGTCCGGCTCCATCGCTCGTTCCACAAACTTCTCCCTCAGCTTCAGGGCAGAGGCCAACTCAAACTCGAAAACAGGCCTAACGCTGCACAAGGACTCGAGGCAGCAAGATCCTTACGGAATCTTCGATTCCGAGGCGTCTGTCCCGAGGGATATCGGTCCGTACAAGAACTTGGTCAGATTCACATCCAGCTCCATGGACTTCAAATGCATCCAGAATTCAAGCTCAGTCCCtttgtttcaaaaattgaa GGTGATGATGGATGGGCTACAAAAGGTGGATTTGAGGTTCATGAGCCATCAACAGAAGCTGGCGTTTTGGATCAACATGTACAATGCTTGTATTATGCAT GGATATCTGCAGTATGGTGTTCCATCTGTTCTTAATCATGACAGCCTGCTGAACCTGATCAACAAG GCAACTCTCAACGTAGCTGGAAACACGATAAACGCTCCGGTAATCGAAcgtttcattttgagaaagcCACAGGAATCACTCGTCAAAGAG ATTCTTGGCAAGGAGAATGAGAGCAAAGAGATGATCGTCGGCGACCTCTACGGGCTCGAAACGCCGGATCCCAACATCATCTTCGCCTTGTGCTGCGGCACGCGCTCTTCTCCCGCC GTGAAAATATACACGGCGGAGGGCGTGACGGCGGAGCTGGAGCGGTCGAAGCAGGAATATCTGCAGGCGGCGATAATGGTGAGCGGCGGCGCGAGGAAGATCGCTCTTCCCGATCTTCTGCTGACGAACATGGCCGACTTCGCGGCCGACAAGGAGTCGCTGATGGAGTGGGTGTGCCAGCAGCTGCCGACGTCGGGAGCTTTGAGGAAATCGATCGTCGATTGCTTCAGAAGCTTCCACGGCGGGAAGGGGGCCGCGGCGGCGGTTGTGGAGAAGATAGCTTATGAGTTCGAGTTTCAGTATTTGTTGGTTGTATGA
- the LOC125221505 gene encoding ABC transporter G family member 28-like — protein sequence MLQMRTAIALSLILVLGDQIAWRPTLAQTLDPGDAAEAASEAAGPVAAAADNPAAVQFLTQAMYKRFNNFSAFFGPDVRKHLRFCIRDMDAEWDKAFNFSRNTKFLADCITKDREAMQRMCTAAEMKFYGQSLLGGGGLRGSYYLRPNKNCNLTMWPAGCEPGWSCNIRKEDNINIKKDKEIPLRINDCQPCCPGFFCPHGLTCMIPCPLGAYCPRAQLNKATGVCDPYRYQLPPGQANHSCGGADIWADFQTGYELYCPGGFYCPTTTIRTPCNKGFFCRSGSTNQMRCYQLAGCDQQSENQNITAYGLIFFVAITMILVIIYNCSGHVLSDRERRQAKSREAAARSARETVQARERWKSAKDVARKGAELTAQLSRTFSRKKNEQHKGSKDGDHKGKKKKEDNLVKMLRDIEENPDSEEGFNLEIGDKNLKKQGKGKALQTRSQIFKYAYGQIEKEKALQEQTKNMTLSGVISVASDMEFSNRLPIEVFFKDLTLTLKGKKKHLLRCVTGKLAPGHVSAVMGPSGAGKTTFLSALLGKAAGCTITGSILINGRNDPMQSYKRIIGYVPQDDIVHGNLTVEENLWFSARCRLAADLDKAERVLIVERVIEALGLQHIRDSVFGVALLTKIAALRSFSLDKLHYWRERTAGMSSLAYFLAKDSVDHFNTMIKPAVYLSMFYFFNNPRSTIFENYLVLLCLVYCVTGIAYVLAIYYEPSPAQLWSVLLPVVLTLVANQDAASFAAKIGNFCYTKWALEAFLLTNAERYSGVWLIQRCGAIKQRGYDLEDYYPCLAYLIATGIFSRGVAFFCLVTFQKK from the exons ATGCTCCAAATGAGAACGGCGATAGCACTCTCGCTGATCCTTGTCCTCGGCGATCAGATCGCATGGCGGCCGACCCTGGCGCAAACCCTAGACCCCGGCGACGCCGCCGAAGCCGCATCGGAAGCCGCAGGCCCCGTCGCCGCAGCCGCAGATAACCCCGCGGCTGTGCAATTCCTCACGCAGGCGATGTACAAGCGCTTCAACAATTTCTCCGCCTTCTTCGGCCCCGACGTCAGGAAGCATCTCCGCTTCTGCATCAGAGATAT GGATGCAGAGTGGGATAAGGCCTTTAATTTCTCCAGGAACACCAAATTTTTGGCGGACTGCATTACAAAGGACAGAG AGGCTATGCAGCGGATGTGCACGGCGGCGGAGATGAAGTTCTACGGGCAGAGTCTGTTGGGGGGAGGAGGGCTGAGGGGCAGTTATTATCTGAGGCCTAACAAGAACTGCAACCTGACGATGTGGCCGGCAGGTTGCGAGCCCGGATGGTCGTGCAATATCCGGAAAGAAGACAATATCAACATCAAAAAGGACAAAGAGATACCCTTGAGGATTAATGACTGTCAGCCTTGTTGTCCTGGCTTCTTCTGTCCTCATGGCCTTACTTGCATGATCC CCTGCCCGTTGGGAGCTTACTGCCCTCGAGCTCAGCTCAATAAAGCCACCGGCGTCTGTGATCC GTACCGCTATCAACTACCGCCAGGACAAGCCAACCACAGCTGTGGCGGCGCTGATATTTGGGCTGATTTTCAAACTGGCTACGAGTTGTACTGTCCTGGGGGATTCTACTGTCCAACCACCACCATAAGAACCCCCTGCAACAAAGG ATTTTTCTGTAGGTCTGGTTCCACTAACCAGATGC GTTGCTATCAGCTCGCAGGCTGTGACCAGCAATCAGAGAATCAAAACATCACGGCTTATGGATTAATCTTCTTC GTTGCGATCACTATGATCCTTGTCATCATATACAACTGCTCGGGGCATGTCCTGAGCGATCGAGAGAGGAGGCAGGCGAAGTCGAGGGAGGCTGCAGCTAGGAGTGCACGGGAGACTGTCCAGGCTCGGGAGAGATGGAAGTCGGCCAAAGATGTTGCACGGAAAGGTGCAGAACTAACGGCACAGTTGTCACGGACATTCTCGCGGAAGAAGAATGAGCAGCATAAAGGGTCTAAAGATGGTGACCacaaagggaagaagaaaaaagaagacaaTCTCGTGAAGATGCTGCGTGACATCGAGGAGAATCCTGATAGCGAGGAGGGGTTCAACTTGGAGATCGGGGACAAGAATCTGAAGAAGCaggggaaggggaaggcgCTGCAAACGCGCAGCCAGATCTTCAAGTACGCGTACGGACAGATAGAGAAGGAGAAAGCATTGCAGGAGCAAACCAAGAACATGACATTGTCCGGTGTCATATCTGTGGCTTCTGATATGGAATTCTCGAATAGGCTGCCAATTGAGGTGTTCTTCAAGGACTTGACTCTCACGTTGAAGGGGAAAAAGAAGCATCTCTTGAGGTGTGTGACGGGGAAGCTCGCGCCTGGCCATGTTTCTGCTGTCATGGGTCCCTCCGGTGCTGGGAAGACGACATTCCTCTCAGCCTTGTTGGGAAAAGCAGCTGGATGCACCATCACCGGCTCTATCCTCATCAACGGGAGGAACGATCCTATGCAATCATACAAAAGAATTATTGGTTATGTTCCTCAAGATGATATAGTTCATGGAAATTTGACAGTGGAGGAGAATCTCTGGTTCAGTGCTAGATGCAG ACTCGCGGCTGATCTTGACAAAGCAGAGAGAGTTCTTATTGTTGAGAGAGTAATCGAGGCCCTGGGGTTGCAGCACATTAGGGATTCc GTTTTTGGTGTAGCCCTGCTAACGAAGATCGCTGCTTTGAGATCGTTTTCTCTGGACAAGCTGCATTATTGGAGGGAGAGAACTGCTGGCATGAGTAGCTTGGCTTATTTCCTAGCTAAAGATTCGGTCGATCACTTCAACACCATGATAAAGCCCGCTGTCTATCTATCCATGTTCTATTTCTTCAACAATCCCAGGTCTACCATTTTCGAAAACTACTTGGTCTTGCTGTGTCTCGTGTACTGCGTTACTGGCATAGCCTACGTTCTTGCCATCTACTACGAGCCTTCTCCAGCCCAACTG TGGTCAGTGTTGCTTCCTGTTGTTCTTACGCTCGTTGCCAACCAAGACGCGGCCTCATTCGCGgcaaaaataggaaatttttGCTACACAAAATGGGCTCTGGAAGCATTCCTGCTTACAAATGCAGAAAG GTATTCCGGGGTATGGCTTATTCAGAGATGTGGTGCAATCAAACAGAGAGGCTATGACCTCGAAGACTACTACCCGTGCTTGGCCTACCTCATTGCAACCGGTATTTTCAGTCGAGGGGTGGCCTTTTTCTGTCTGGTCACTTTCCAGAAGAAATAG